Proteins from a single region of Mycetohabitans endofungorum:
- a CDS encoding DMT family transporter: protein MISRSVFNVANLLALATLWSTSFLFVRIGVAEFGVVPMVALRVSIGATFLIALLITRKGVEGKWRDSQRKLWPLFMLGVLNAAMPFCLFAYAVPALSVSLASVINATAPLWGTLVAFLWLGDRPSIMRVSGIALCFAGVTLLVGNQISATSGIAGAAPCAQATALAAAAGLTATALLGIAASYTKRYLSDIDPLVIAAGSLVGASIVLLPLAAWAWPATPISMQAWLAALALGVACTGVAYVLYFRLLTAGGPTHAMTATFVIPVFGILWDSLFLSLSISIKMMEGCAIVLIGTVFATGLIERLRSQPS from the coding sequence ATGATCTCCCGATCGGTGTTCAACGTGGCCAATTTGCTGGCGCTCGCAACACTTTGGAGTACGTCGTTTCTTTTTGTGCGCATCGGCGTTGCGGAGTTCGGCGTCGTGCCGATGGTAGCGTTGCGTGTGTCGATCGGCGCCACTTTCTTAATCGCGCTGTTGATCACGCGAAAAGGCGTGGAGGGAAAATGGCGTGATTCGCAACGCAAGCTGTGGCCGTTGTTCATGCTCGGCGTACTGAACGCTGCGATGCCGTTTTGTCTGTTTGCGTATGCCGTGCCTGCCCTGTCGGTGAGCCTGGCCTCCGTGATCAACGCGACTGCACCGCTGTGGGGCACGCTGGTAGCGTTCCTGTGGCTCGGGGACCGGCCCAGCATCATGCGAGTTTCAGGCATCGCGCTCTGTTTCGCCGGCGTGACGCTGCTGGTCGGAAATCAGATCAGTGCAACGAGCGGCATCGCAGGCGCAGCGCCGTGCGCGCAGGCCACTGCACTGGCCGCCGCCGCAGGACTCACCGCCACAGCGCTGCTGGGTATCGCGGCCAGCTATACAAAGCGCTATTTGTCCGACATCGACCCATTGGTGATCGCGGCCGGCAGCCTCGTCGGCGCATCGATCGTACTACTACCGCTCGCCGCATGGGCATGGCCAGCGACACCGATTTCGATGCAGGCGTGGCTCGCGGCGCTGGCGCTCGGCGTGGCGTGCACCGGCGTTGCCTATGTGCTGTACTTTCGCCTGCTCACCGCCGGTGGGCCGACTCACGCGATGACCGCCACATTCGTGATTCCGGTGTTCGGCATCCTTTGGGATTCGCTATTCCTTTCGTTATCCATATCAATAAAGATGATGGAAGGCTGCGCCATTGTGCTGATCGGTACCGTCTTCGCCACGGGCTTAATCGAGCGACTGCGCTCGCAGCCATCATAG
- a CDS encoding LysR family transcriptional regulator — protein MAGSMRAAAERLGVEASVISRQIQLLEKELNVTLIERRGRGVAPTDAGRLVLQAYEERRLVEETLRLRLDELRGLERGELTIVTGEGFVRELMSKVMVAFCARYPGVNVQMQTVGAEEAVAHVVEDRAHLGWTLCPPAHPAVRIVHERPQPLCAIMAATHPLAGPAARVSLDAVAQYPLALAPAGTGLRALTRQAEVAEGIRFNAVFSANSIDALTHYVGVGLGVTFLSVYPVEHELAVGVLVARRTTNVVLERAKAQLFVRRGRRYSAAVQAFLAQMRQSGLF, from the coding sequence ATGGCCGGTTCGATGCGTGCCGCCGCCGAACGGCTGGGCGTGGAAGCATCGGTCATCAGCCGGCAGATCCAATTGCTCGAGAAAGAGCTGAATGTCACGCTGATCGAGCGGCGTGGGCGCGGCGTTGCGCCGACCGATGCGGGGCGCCTGGTGCTGCAGGCATACGAGGAGCGGCGCCTGGTGGAGGAAACACTGCGGCTGCGCCTGGACGAGCTACGCGGGTTGGAGCGGGGCGAGCTGACGATCGTAACCGGCGAGGGCTTTGTGCGCGAATTGATGTCCAAGGTGATGGTGGCATTCTGCGCCCGGTATCCGGGCGTCAACGTGCAGATGCAGACGGTCGGGGCGGAAGAGGCGGTTGCCCACGTGGTCGAGGACCGGGCGCATCTTGGCTGGACGCTGTGTCCGCCCGCCCATCCGGCGGTGCGCATCGTGCACGAACGGCCGCAGCCGCTTTGCGCGATCATGGCGGCGACGCATCCTTTGGCGGGGCCGGCTGCCCGGGTGTCTTTGGATGCTGTAGCCCAATACCCGCTGGCGCTTGCCCCGGCGGGCACCGGCCTGCGCGCGCTGACGCGCCAAGCCGAGGTGGCGGAGGGAATCCGGTTCAATGCCGTATTTTCGGCAAACTCGATCGATGCGCTGACGCACTACGTTGGCGTGGGGCTGGGCGTGACATTCTTGTCAGTCTATCCGGTGGAGCACGAATTGGCCGTTGGTGTGCTCGTTGCACGGCGCACGACCAACGTCGTGCTCGAGCGTGCCAAGGCTCAGCTATTCGTGCGGCGCGGCCGTCGCTATTCGGCCGCCGTGCAAGCTTTTCTCGCGCAAATGCGACAGTCCGGCCTGTTCTAG
- the aceB gene encoding malate synthase A, translating into MAHSSLSLPEGVQIHAPLKPGFEAILTHDALALVAQLHRQFEARRQTLLAARVARAKRLDAGERPDFLPQTQAIRDGSWTIAPLPADLQCRRVEITGPVERKMIINALNSGADSYMTDFEDSNAPNWDNQIQGQINLKDAVRRTISLEQNGKSYQLNDKIATLLVRPRGWHLDEKHVTIDDQRVSGALFDFALFLFHNAKEQLSRGTGPYFYLPKMESHLEARLWNDVFVAAQQALGIPHGTVRATVLVETILAAFEMDEILYELREHSAGLNAGRWDYIFSAIKKFKTDNDFCLADRAQVTMTAPFMRAYALLLVKTCHRRNAPAIGGMSALIPIKNDPAANDKALAGVRSDKARDAGDGYDGGWVAHPGLVPIAMEAFVKVLGDNANQISKQRDDVQVTAKDLLDFRPQAPITEAGLRNNINVGIHYLGSWLAGNGCVPIHNLMEDAATAEISRSQVWQWIHSPKGKLDDGRKVTAELVRALSVEELAKVKAVVSGDTAPYDRAAQIFEQMSTSGTFTDFLTLPLYEAI; encoded by the coding sequence ATGGCACACTCGTCTCTCTCGCTACCCGAAGGCGTGCAGATTCATGCTCCGCTCAAGCCCGGCTTCGAAGCAATCCTCACGCATGACGCACTCGCGCTAGTTGCTCAGCTTCACCGCCAATTCGAAGCGCGCCGCCAAACCCTGCTGGCTGCGCGCGTGGCGCGTGCAAAGCGGTTGGATGCCGGCGAACGGCCCGACTTTCTGCCTCAGACTCAAGCCATTCGAGATGGCAGCTGGACTATCGCGCCGCTGCCTGCCGACCTGCAATGCCGTCGTGTCGAGATCACCGGGCCAGTCGAGCGCAAAATGATCATCAACGCGCTAAACTCCGGTGCGGACTCGTACATGACCGACTTCGAGGATTCAAACGCGCCGAACTGGGACAACCAGATCCAAGGCCAGATCAACCTGAAGGACGCGGTGCGACGCACAATCTCATTAGAGCAGAACGGCAAGTCATACCAGCTCAACGACAAGATCGCGACGTTGCTGGTACGCCCCCGCGGCTGGCACCTCGACGAGAAGCATGTGACGATCGATGACCAACGCGTGTCCGGCGCGCTGTTCGACTTCGCGTTGTTCCTCTTCCACAACGCCAAGGAGCAACTGTCGCGCGGCACCGGTCCGTATTTCTACCTGCCGAAGATGGAAAGCCACCTGGAAGCGCGGTTGTGGAATGATGTGTTCGTCGCCGCGCAACAGGCACTCGGCATCCCACACGGCACGGTCCGCGCAACCGTGCTGGTCGAGACCATCCTCGCCGCGTTCGAGATGGACGAGATCCTGTACGAGCTGCGTGAGCACAGTGCCGGGCTGAACGCAGGGCGCTGGGACTATATCTTTTCAGCGATCAAGAAATTCAAGACCGACAACGACTTCTGCCTCGCCGATCGTGCCCAGGTGACGATGACTGCGCCGTTCATGCGGGCGTATGCGTTACTGCTGGTCAAGACCTGTCACCGGCGCAATGCGCCGGCGATCGGCGGCATGAGCGCGCTGATCCCGATCAAGAACGATCCGGCTGCCAACGACAAGGCGCTGGCCGGCGTGCGCTCGGACAAGGCGCGTGATGCAGGCGATGGCTACGATGGCGGCTGGGTCGCCCACCCCGGCCTGGTGCCGATCGCAATGGAAGCGTTCGTCAAGGTGCTCGGCGACAACGCCAACCAGATCAGCAAGCAACGCGACGACGTGCAAGTCACCGCCAAGGATCTGCTCGACTTCCGTCCGCAAGCGCCGATCACCGAAGCCGGCTTGCGCAACAACATCAACGTGGGCATCCATTACCTTGGCTCATGGCTGGCGGGCAACGGCTGCGTGCCGATCCACAATCTGATGGAAGACGCGGCAACCGCCGAGATCTCGCGTTCTCAGGTGTGGCAGTGGATCCACTCGCCGAAGGGCAAGCTCGATGACGGCCGCAAGGTGACCGCGGAACTCGTGCGCGCGCTGAGCGTCGAGGAACTCGCCAAGGTCAAGGCCGTCGTCAGTGGTGACACTGCGCCGTATGATCGGGCCGCGCAGATCTTCGAGCAGATGTCGACGTCGGGCACGTTCACCGACTTTCTGACGCTGCCGCTGTATGAAGCGATCTGA
- a CDS encoding phosphatidylserine decarboxylase family protein — MASEMGARTPEKRRLGGWLPNREDALAQYRLELAAHAKARPDLRTSVVQELAALVSNDAVLRMNLERAIDDARGAGYQLGYATIDELMSLIDYLMTYAPPFSESSLIICPLNALLDWPMCMPSGYAFFRDPALNAQLKRVLNHWCGFLSGPYSRTHLNTQSPNGWFCDEALKKISMMEFICDPKQPYWGFASWNSFFTRQFKPGARPVDAPHDSKVIVSACEASPYNIRSDVQLHDRFWIKEQPYSLQEILTTGEHELAKRFVGGSVYQAYLSAYNYHRWHAPVSGTVSKAYWVDGSYYSDLEAEGVNPSGLNASQGYTTAIAARAVIVIDCDDCALGQVACVFVGMAEVSSCNIVALPGQHVGKGDEIGYFQYGGSTYCLIFEPGVIEQFEPQPPFDDNATPIKVNARLAMAR; from the coding sequence ATGGCATCTGAAATGGGCGCACGCACACCCGAAAAGCGGCGGCTCGGTGGCTGGCTTCCCAATCGGGAAGACGCGCTGGCGCAGTATCGGCTGGAATTGGCGGCGCACGCAAAAGCACGCCCCGACTTGCGTACCAGCGTGGTCCAGGAACTGGCTGCGTTGGTGAGCAATGATGCCGTATTACGCATGAACCTCGAACGGGCCATCGATGATGCGCGTGGCGCGGGTTACCAACTGGGTTACGCGACGATCGACGAGCTGATGTCCTTGATCGACTATCTGATGACGTATGCACCGCCCTTTAGCGAGTCGAGCCTGATTATCTGCCCTCTCAATGCGTTGCTCGACTGGCCGATGTGTATGCCGTCCGGCTATGCATTTTTTCGTGACCCGGCGCTCAACGCGCAACTCAAGCGGGTATTGAATCATTGGTGCGGGTTCCTGAGCGGTCCGTACTCCCGAACGCACCTGAACACCCAATCGCCGAATGGCTGGTTCTGCGACGAAGCGCTCAAAAAAATTAGCATGATGGAATTCATTTGCGATCCTAAGCAACCGTATTGGGGCTTCGCATCCTGGAATAGTTTCTTTACACGCCAGTTTAAGCCCGGCGCACGGCCTGTCGACGCGCCGCACGACTCCAAGGTCATCGTCAGTGCCTGCGAGGCGTCGCCATACAACATCCGCTCGGACGTCCAGCTTCATGATCGCTTCTGGATCAAAGAGCAGCCCTATTCGTTGCAGGAAATTCTAACGACGGGCGAGCACGAATTGGCCAAGCGATTCGTCGGCGGATCCGTTTACCAGGCATACTTGAGCGCATACAACTATCATCGTTGGCATGCGCCGGTCAGTGGTACGGTATCGAAGGCGTACTGGGTCGATGGCAGCTATTACTCCGATCTCGAGGCCGAGGGCGTCAACCCGAGCGGGCTGAATGCCTCGCAGGGCTACACCACCGCGATCGCCGCGCGGGCGGTGATCGTGATCGATTGCGATGATTGTGCGCTCGGGCAGGTCGCGTGCGTGTTCGTCGGAATGGCCGAGGTCTCGTCATGCAATATCGTGGCGTTGCCTGGGCAACATGTGGGCAAGGGCGACGAGATCGGCTATTTTCAGTACGGCGGCTCCACGTACTGCCTGATATTCGAGCCTGGTGTGATCGAGCAGTTCGAGCCGCAGCCGCCATTCGACGACAATGCCACGCCAATCAAGGTCAATGCGCGGCTGGCTATGGCGCGATAG
- a CDS encoding sulfite exporter TauE/SafE family protein, translating to MIESTAILGVAVGLVLALTGAGGAILAVPLLLFALDLSVARAGPIALLAVGMSAAVGAAIGLRSGIVRYRAAALMAVSGMVGSPIGLWAARWLPNGPLALVFACVLAGVSWRMLLQGHACASHSDRCATRMSMSPPRQLDHASGHFVWTASCARALIALGAGAGFLSGLLGVGGGFVIVPALRRATNAPMQAIVATSLAVVALVSTAGIAASALAGRMDWPVGLPFAAGAVAGMLGGCRIAARLSGPRLQQVFAVVAGLVALGMMVKVLFASPGWSA from the coding sequence ATGATCGAAAGTACTGCGATTCTTGGCGTTGCGGTTGGCCTGGTGTTGGCATTGACCGGTGCAGGCGGTGCGATTCTTGCGGTACCGCTGCTGTTATTTGCGCTGGATCTGAGCGTTGCGCGGGCTGGGCCGATAGCACTGCTTGCGGTGGGCATGTCGGCAGCGGTCGGCGCGGCAATTGGCTTGCGCAGTGGGATTGTCCGCTACCGGGCGGCCGCGCTGATGGCGGTAAGCGGCATGGTTGGGTCGCCGATCGGCCTGTGGGCCGCGCGCTGGCTACCGAACGGGCCGTTGGCGCTCGTCTTCGCGTGCGTGTTGGCGGGGGTATCGTGGCGCATGCTTCTGCAGGGTCATGCGTGTGCCAGCCATTCGGATCGATGTGCGACGCGCATGAGCATGTCACCGCCTCGTCAACTGGACCACGCGAGCGGGCACTTCGTTTGGACCGCCTCCTGCGCGCGTGCGTTGATCGCGTTGGGTGCCGGTGCCGGATTTCTGTCCGGCTTGCTTGGAGTGGGGGGCGGCTTCGTGATCGTGCCGGCGCTCAGGCGAGCGACGAACGCGCCAATGCAGGCGATCGTCGCAACGTCGTTGGCGGTGGTCGCGTTGGTCTCGACGGCTGGCATCGCCGCTAGTGCGCTGGCTGGACGGATGGACTGGCCAGTGGGCTTGCCGTTCGCCGCCGGTGCTGTCGCCGGCATGCTCGGTGGATGCCGAATCGCCGCGCGGTTGAGTGGACCCCGCCTGCAACAGGTTTTTGCGGTGGTGGCTGGGTTGGTTGCGCTTGGCATGATGGTCAAAGTGCTGTTCGCTTCGCCCGGTTGGTCGGCATGA
- a CDS encoding glycoside hydrolase family 108 protein produces the protein MSVFDDAFDKLIGNEGGYSNNPHDPGGETMWGVTQRVARAWGYTGPMRELPRETAKQIAKALYWDPLHCDRYDARVAFQIFDANYNGGHVVIWMQQASGAFADGKLGPKTIAAVQAVDPELFIMRFIAARLTYLTALQTWPSFGRGWARRIATNLRVAGA, from the coding sequence ATGAGCGTTTTCGACGATGCATTCGATAAGCTTATCGGCAACGAAGGCGGTTATTCCAATAACCCTCATGATCCGGGGGGCGAGACGATGTGGGGCGTGACCCAGCGCGTCGCGCGCGCATGGGGCTACACCGGACCGATGCGGGAGTTACCGCGTGAGACAGCGAAACAGATCGCCAAGGCCCTGTACTGGGATCCATTGCACTGTGACCGCTATGACGCACGGGTCGCGTTTCAAATTTTTGATGCCAACTACAACGGTGGTCACGTTGTTATCTGGATGCAGCAGGCCAGTGGCGCATTCGCCGACGGCAAACTCGGACCCAAGACGATCGCTGCGGTGCAGGCAGTCGATCCTGAGCTTTTCATTATGCGTTTTATTGCCGCGCGCTTGACTTACTTGACCGCGCTGCAAACTTGGCCAAGCTTTGGCCGCGGCTGGGCGCGACGCATCGCGACTAACTTAAGAGTGGCAGGAGCCTGA
- a CDS encoding DEAD/DEAH box helicase produces MATTIAAQQPDSAASAAIDAAQTADTANNDTPRGDGFIALGLSPEIVSALTAAGYHAPTPVQQRAIPAALAGHDLLVSSPTGSGKTAAFMLPAIERFAQMQKAGTLGQRANQPAHQAQRGDRGERRHRREQPVAKPALLVLTPTRELAMQVTTAATTYGKHLRRLRTVSILGGVAYGQQLMLLAKNPEILVATPGRLIDHLERGRIDLSQLQMLVLDEADRMLDMGFIEDIEAIIDRTPATRQTLLFSATLDGKVGSLAQRFLSDAERIEIRREPESRANIVQSIHYVDDRAHKDRLLTHLLADGALDQAIVFTATKNDADVIAARLAEDGFASAALHGDLPQGARNRTIRALRERRVRVLVATDVAARGIDIPGITHVFNYDLPKFAEDYVHRIGRTGRAGRSGIAVSLVHHAEVGALKRIERFVRTPLPVNVIAGFEPKRAPSTRAPARRGTPPRGHGRGAGGGYQGRGTSNGYGNARHGAGGGGSREGGGREAGYRGGFSDTRAGNDRGRGGFADSRGPARRRDDDRRTSRYDD; encoded by the coding sequence ACGCTGCACAGACCGCCGATACGGCGAACAACGATACCCCCCGCGGTGACGGCTTTATAGCGCTCGGCCTGTCGCCGGAAATCGTCTCCGCGCTGACCGCCGCCGGCTATCACGCACCAACGCCGGTCCAGCAGCGCGCGATACCGGCTGCACTCGCCGGCCACGATCTGCTAGTCTCGAGCCCGACCGGCTCGGGCAAGACCGCGGCATTCATGCTGCCCGCGATCGAGCGCTTCGCACAGATGCAAAAAGCCGGCACGCTTGGCCAGCGCGCGAACCAGCCCGCGCATCAGGCACAGCGCGGTGATCGGGGCGAGCGCCGTCATCGCCGCGAGCAACCTGTCGCCAAACCGGCGCTGCTGGTGCTTACACCGACACGCGAACTCGCGATGCAGGTGACCACTGCGGCGACCACCTATGGCAAGCACCTGCGGCGACTGCGCACGGTCAGCATTCTGGGCGGGGTCGCCTATGGCCAGCAATTGATGCTGCTGGCGAAGAACCCCGAAATCCTGGTTGCCACTCCCGGCCGGCTGATCGATCACCTCGAACGCGGCCGCATTGACCTGTCCCAGTTACAGATGCTGGTGCTCGACGAAGCCGACCGGATGCTCGACATGGGGTTCATCGAAGACATCGAGGCGATCATCGACCGCACCCCGGCCACACGGCAGACGCTGCTGTTCTCGGCGACGCTCGACGGCAAGGTAGGTTCGCTGGCGCAGCGCTTTCTTAGCGACGCCGAACGGATCGAGATCCGTCGTGAGCCGGAGTCGCGCGCGAACATTGTGCAGTCCATCCACTACGTCGACGACCGCGCCCATAAGGATCGGCTGCTGACGCATCTGTTGGCTGACGGCGCACTCGATCAAGCGATTGTGTTCACTGCGACAAAGAATGACGCGGACGTGATCGCCGCCAGGCTGGCCGAAGACGGCTTCGCCTCCGCCGCATTGCATGGCGACTTGCCGCAAGGCGCGCGCAACCGGACAATCCGCGCGTTGCGTGAACGACGCGTGCGCGTATTGGTCGCGACAGATGTCGCCGCGCGTGGCATCGACATACCCGGCATCACGCACGTGTTCAATTACGATTTGCCCAAATTCGCAGAAGACTACGTGCACCGGATCGGCCGGACCGGACGTGCGGGGCGCAGCGGCATCGCTGTCAGCCTTGTGCACCATGCTGAAGTCGGCGCCCTGAAGCGGATCGAGCGATTCGTGCGCACGCCGCTGCCTGTCAACGTGATCGCCGGATTCGAGCCCAAGCGAGCACCGTCCACACGTGCACCGGCACGTCGCGGCACGCCGCCGCGCGGCCACGGGCGGGGCGCCGGCGGCGGCTATCAAGGGCGAGGAACGAGCAACGGTTACGGCAACGCTCGACACGGTGCCGGTGGTGGTGGTAGCCGCGAAGGCGGTGGCCGCGAGGCCGGCTATCGTGGCGGATTCAGTGACACCCGCGCCGGTAATGACCGTGGCCGAGGCGGTTTTGCGGATTCGCGCGGGCCGGCGCGTCGTCGGGATGACGATCGCCGTACGTCACGCTACGACGACTGA
- the aceA gene encoding isocitrate lyase: MSRQQEAQKLQAQWETNPRWKGIKRGYTAEDVIRLRGSVPVEHTLAQRGAEKLWTLINEEPFVNALGALTGNQAMQQVKAGLKAIYLSGWQVAGDANVAGEMYPDQSLYPANSVPLVVKRINNTLTRADQIQWSEGKNPGDEGYIDFFAPIVADAEAGFGGVLNAYELMKAMIEAGAAGVHFEDQLAAVKKCGHMGGKVLVPTREAVAKLISARLAADVSDTPTVLVARTDAQAADLITSDIDGNDKPFLTGERTVEGFFRTRPGLEQAISRGLAYAPYADLIWCETGKPDLEYAKKFAEAIHKAFPGKLLSYNCSPSFNWKKNLDDATIAKFQKELGAMGYKFQFITLAGFHSLNYSMFNLAYGYARNQMSAFVDLQQAEFAAAEKGFTAVKHQREVGTGYFDTITQTVEREASTTALHGSTEDEQFFDSKKVVNRVG; the protein is encoded by the coding sequence ATGTCTCGCCAACAGGAAGCGCAAAAACTACAGGCCCAGTGGGAAACCAATCCACGCTGGAAGGGCATCAAGCGCGGCTACACCGCAGAAGACGTGATTCGCTTGCGTGGCTCGGTACCGGTCGAGCACACGCTTGCTCAGCGCGGCGCCGAGAAGCTGTGGACACTGATCAACGAAGAGCCGTTCGTCAACGCGCTTGGCGCATTGACCGGCAACCAGGCGATGCAGCAGGTCAAGGCCGGGTTGAAGGCAATCTATTTGTCCGGCTGGCAAGTGGCGGGCGATGCCAACGTCGCTGGCGAAATGTATCCGGACCAATCACTGTACCCGGCCAACTCGGTGCCGCTGGTCGTCAAGCGCATCAACAACACGCTGACCCGCGCTGATCAGATCCAATGGTCCGAAGGCAAGAATCCGGGTGACGAAGGCTACATCGACTTCTTCGCGCCGATTGTCGCGGACGCCGAAGCCGGCTTTGGCGGTGTGCTGAACGCATACGAGTTGATGAAAGCGATGATCGAAGCGGGTGCGGCCGGTGTGCACTTCGAGGATCAGCTCGCCGCCGTCAAGAAGTGCGGCCACATGGGCGGCAAGGTGCTGGTGCCGACCCGCGAAGCGGTGGCCAAGCTCATTTCGGCGCGGCTCGCGGCTGATGTCAGCGATACGCCAACGGTATTGGTGGCCCGCACCGACGCGCAAGCCGCCGACCTGATCACCTCCGATATCGACGGCAACGACAAGCCATTCCTCACTGGCGAACGCACGGTCGAAGGCTTCTTCCGGACCCGTCCGGGCTTGGAGCAAGCGATCTCGCGCGGCCTGGCGTACGCGCCGTATGCCGACCTAATCTGGTGCGAGACCGGCAAGCCAGACCTGGAATACGCAAAGAAGTTTGCCGAAGCAATTCACAAGGCATTCCCGGGCAAGCTGCTGTCGTACAACTGTTCACCGTCGTTCAACTGGAAAAAGAATCTGGACGATGCAACGATCGCAAAATTCCAGAAGGAACTCGGTGCGATGGGCTACAAGTTTCAGTTCATCACGTTGGCCGGCTTCCACAGCTTGAACTACTCGATGTTCAATCTCGCGTACGGCTACGCGCGCAACCAGATGAGCGCCTTCGTTGACTTGCAGCAGGCCGAGTTCGCCGCAGCCGAAAAGGGTTTCACCGCGGTCAAGCACCAACGTGAAGTCGGCACCGGCTACTTCGACACGATCACGCAGACGGTCGAGCGCGAAGCGTCGACGACTGCACTGCATGGCTCCACCGAAGATGAACAGTTCTTTGACAGCAAGAAGGTCGTAAACCGCGTCGGCTGA